A single Paenibacillus sp. FSL R5-0517 DNA region contains:
- a CDS encoding helix-turn-helix domain-containing protein, translated as MYDILLVDFSRRLCGELQQMLLRSKAQYTIANCVFSSSEALTALSERDFSLVMVHTERFDTAGLWLCNEIRKKSQIPILLMGGRDHFRFVRKALTYQVNDYLPYPVSPSSLLNSLHGLRSHLETDPAHKTSSFFKTPVQMNGKPMHSSHVIRIVKAYVRDHLSDEITLKKISDMLHFNCAYLGQKFKLEEKMSFNDYMLQQRMEKAQQLLSSTNLRIYEIAIEVGYKDIDWFYKKFKAYAGSSPNAYRRQKIHTA; from the coding sequence ATGTATGATATTTTACTTGTGGATTTCAGCCGTCGTTTGTGCGGAGAGTTGCAACAGATGTTGCTACGGAGCAAAGCTCAATATACTATCGCTAATTGTGTGTTCTCATCGTCCGAAGCTTTGACCGCATTGTCAGAACGAGACTTTTCCCTTGTTATGGTACATACAGAGAGGTTCGATACCGCGGGGCTCTGGTTATGCAACGAGATTCGAAAGAAAAGTCAGATCCCCATCCTCCTGATGGGTGGAAGAGATCACTTCAGGTTCGTACGCAAAGCCCTTACGTATCAGGTGAATGATTATCTACCGTATCCTGTTAGTCCCTCTTCTTTACTTAACAGTCTGCACGGACTTCGATCCCACCTTGAAACCGATCCGGCACACAAAACGTCGTCGTTCTTCAAAACGCCTGTTCAAATGAATGGTAAACCCATGCACTCCAGTCATGTGATTCGTATCGTCAAAGCCTATGTACGGGATCATCTGAGTGATGAAATCACGCTGAAGAAGATCTCTGATATGCTTCATTTTAACTGTGCCTACCTTGGGCAGAAGTTCAAACTGGAAGAGAAGATGTCTTTCAATGATTATATGCTCCAGCAACGTATGGAAAAGGCACAGCAACTGCTGTCTTCCACGAATCTGCGAATATATGAGATAGCGATTGAGGTAGGTTATAAGGATATTGATTGGTTCTATAAAAAATTCAAAGCGTACGCCGGATCGAGTCCTAATGCTTATAGACGACAAAAAATCCACACGGCCTAG
- a CDS encoding extracellular solute-binding protein, with amino-acid sequence MRKNKFMLLSLVFAVLLVIAACSSAPTAQPEPEKTTPQEEQTPVETEPKNENSTPEMDFDMGGRTIKVVAWWDMEIQGNNPDNIQRLENLEALKKKHNFNIEYVSIDFGEYQEKVVASLMAGEPLGDLVRLGKNYAIPALTKQDLLWPVDDYIKNDKVFNQKTTKEYMQYEGKGYGFTEDQSSFINGIFYNRTLMQELGLKPLQEYVDADEWNWDTFLSVAKQANKDRNNDGKLDTWGLAQTGLLEPILYSNEASLTLEDKQNLEDPKTKEALNFLSKLATEKVGRASEGGDWTEPSTFFRQGNTLMYSGAMYEVEGIMTDMKDYDIGFVPFPKGPSASAYHSGESRYQAITIPKAVENPEQLMYIWEKINEIDSIYEYPGQSTLETHLTDEADINNAREVAEGMLVLDHNTFPSLPFWDFDGELKEGVSVSTLIEKYKAPFQAAIDEVYK; translated from the coding sequence ATGAGAAAAAACAAGTTCATGCTACTGAGCCTGGTATTCGCGGTTTTGTTGGTGATTGCTGCATGCAGTTCTGCACCTACCGCTCAACCCGAGCCGGAAAAGACAACACCACAGGAGGAACAAACACCCGTAGAAACCGAGCCAAAGAATGAAAACTCTACGCCAGAAATGGACTTTGACATGGGCGGCAGAACGATCAAAGTTGTTGCTTGGTGGGACATGGAAATACAGGGGAACAACCCGGACAACATTCAACGCCTTGAGAATCTCGAAGCGCTGAAGAAAAAACACAACTTTAATATTGAATACGTTTCCATTGATTTCGGCGAATATCAGGAGAAGGTAGTTGCTTCGCTGATGGCAGGGGAACCACTTGGTGATTTGGTGAGATTGGGCAAAAACTATGCCATTCCCGCATTGACCAAACAGGATCTCTTGTGGCCAGTGGATGATTATATTAAAAACGACAAAGTATTCAATCAGAAAACAACAAAGGAATATATGCAATATGAAGGCAAAGGTTACGGCTTTACCGAGGACCAGTCTTCTTTTATCAACGGAATTTTCTATAATCGTACCCTCATGCAGGAGCTGGGCTTGAAGCCATTACAGGAATATGTGGATGCTGATGAATGGAACTGGGATACATTCCTCAGCGTTGCCAAACAAGCGAACAAGGATCGCAACAACGATGGCAAGCTGGACACTTGGGGACTAGCTCAGACGGGATTGCTTGAACCGATTCTGTATTCGAATGAAGCTTCCCTGACCCTAGAGGATAAGCAGAACCTGGAAGATCCCAAAACGAAGGAAGCGCTGAATTTCCTGTCCAAACTGGCTACGGAAAAGGTCGGCAGAGCTTCTGAAGGCGGCGATTGGACTGAGCCGTCCACGTTCTTCCGTCAAGGCAATACGTTGATGTATTCAGGTGCCATGTACGAGGTTGAAGGCATTATGACAGACATGAAGGATTACGATATCGGTTTTGTACCATTCCCTAAAGGTCCAAGTGCATCAGCGTATCACTCTGGAGAGTCCCGTTACCAGGCTATAACGATTCCTAAAGCAGTAGAGAATCCGGAACAACTGATGTACATCTGGGAGAAAATTAACGAGATTGATTCGATCTATGAGTATCCGGGCCAATCCACACTGGAGACACATCTGACCGATGAAGCAGATATCAACAACGCCAGAGAGGTTGCAGAAGGCATGCTGGTTCTCGACCATAACACATTCCCGTCCTTGCCTTTCTGGGACTTTGATGGAGAGCTCAAAGAAGGAGTATCTGTATCTACGCTGATTGAGAAATACAAGGCACCTTTCCAGGCTGCGATTGATGAGGTATACAAATAA
- a CDS encoding extracellular solute-binding protein — MRSRKKKGLILVLVLALVLSIWTLYPSRDRYPGTVHALEDFDAVSATEDSFSYDHYLTTHANAAKPEKTIRIEGESYVQATDGEFEVVQGYAGLDGSAVITPETGTIRWDVPVQMSGLYNIRIHYYPVEGKSSGIERRLEVNGEVPFRGADVLLFDRVWGNREDNVRRDDRDNDLRPRQVEQPEWQLTSFKDSGGYFEEPFQFYFEKGNPQLSLTSLRESMAIDYIELYQEGEIPTYAELEATYASQGLKPAAPVMLKVQGEQAVSKSSPTLAPISDRSSPSLEPYDVSKIRMNAIGGINWKLPGEWIEWEIDVPEDGLYQIALKVKQDQLRGIYATRSLTINGEVPFKEMKRIRFNYSPSWQTQVLGAAENQPYQFHLDKGKHRIRMTVTLGDIAPLLRTVESSVLELNEMYRKILMITSNSPDPLRDYQLEQRIPEMTEVFERQADTLRSVADYLEKATGEQSDKVAVLHAMVMQLEDMAAKPETVPKRLDTFKINVGGLGTWILSVREQPITLDYLVVSPPGEALPDAEATAIQQVKHELGAYVASYTEDYDSIGNVEQKKDSITVWITTGRDQAQVLKGMIDDSFTPDTDVSVQLRLVPPNILLPATLAGEGPDIAMQMGEDIPVNYAMRSAAADLSKFPDFEEIAGRFRESGLTPYRYNDGVYALPEQQHFPMLFYRKDILNELGLEPPKTWQDVYNAIAVLQKHNMEFYLPIEDTLNNANLVPNSTFAMLLYQNDGTFYTEDQKKSALDSEISMDAFKRWTQFYTNYKFPLKADFPNRFRTGEMPIGIADYTTYNMLTVLAPEIRNLWDFTIVPGTQLPDGSIRHEVASATSAVMMLENASNKEASWKFMKWWTDEQTQIEYGREMEGLMGAAARYPTANIEALKQLPWPVKDYENLEKQWKWVQGIPQLPGGYFTGRHLDNAFRKVVNANENPREALSDYVLYIDDEIELKRKEFNLK, encoded by the coding sequence ATGCGGTCACGTAAGAAAAAGGGACTAATCTTGGTGCTTGTCCTGGCCCTGGTACTCTCCATATGGACGCTATATCCATCGCGGGATCGTTATCCGGGGACGGTACATGCGCTTGAGGACTTTGACGCAGTATCGGCAACCGAGGATTCATTCAGTTATGACCATTATCTGACTACTCATGCCAATGCGGCTAAACCCGAGAAAACAATACGCATTGAAGGCGAATCTTATGTTCAGGCAACTGACGGGGAATTCGAGGTCGTGCAAGGTTATGCCGGACTGGATGGGAGCGCTGTAATTACGCCGGAAACTGGAACCATTCGTTGGGATGTTCCCGTTCAAATGAGCGGTTTGTACAATATTCGCATTCACTATTACCCTGTAGAGGGTAAAAGCTCGGGTATTGAACGCAGACTCGAGGTGAATGGGGAGGTTCCTTTTAGAGGGGCCGATGTTCTCTTGTTTGACAGGGTGTGGGGGAATCGCGAGGATAACGTTCGTCGTGACGATCGGGATAACGATCTCAGGCCAAGACAAGTGGAACAGCCCGAGTGGCAGTTGACTTCCTTCAAGGATAGCGGAGGCTATTTCGAGGAGCCCTTTCAGTTTTATTTTGAAAAAGGTAACCCGCAGTTATCGCTCACTTCATTAAGAGAAAGTATGGCGATTGATTATATTGAGCTGTATCAGGAAGGGGAGATCCCGACCTATGCAGAGCTTGAGGCAACTTATGCCTCACAGGGGCTGAAACCAGCGGCTCCAGTCATGCTGAAAGTACAAGGGGAACAAGCAGTCAGCAAGTCTTCACCTACACTGGCACCCATCTCGGATCGTTCGAGCCCATCGCTAGAACCTTATGATGTGTCCAAAATTCGCATGAATGCGATCGGGGGCATCAACTGGAAGCTGCCGGGTGAATGGATCGAATGGGAAATCGACGTGCCTGAAGACGGATTGTATCAAATCGCGTTAAAGGTAAAACAGGATCAATTGCGCGGTATTTACGCAACCCGCAGTCTGACGATCAACGGCGAAGTTCCGTTTAAAGAAATGAAACGCATTCGTTTCAACTACAGCCCATCCTGGCAAACTCAGGTGCTGGGGGCGGCAGAAAATCAGCCTTACCAGTTTCATCTGGATAAAGGGAAACACCGGATTCGAATGACGGTAACGCTAGGCGACATCGCTCCTCTGCTTCGTACCGTGGAATCCAGCGTGCTGGAATTGAATGAGATGTATCGCAAAATCCTGATGATCACCTCCAACAGCCCCGATCCGCTTCGGGATTATCAGTTGGAACAACGCATCCCGGAGATGACGGAAGTCTTTGAACGACAGGCAGACACGCTCCGTTCTGTAGCGGATTATCTGGAAAAGGCAACGGGTGAGCAAAGTGATAAAGTTGCCGTGCTTCACGCCATGGTCATGCAGCTTGAAGATATGGCGGCCAAGCCGGAGACCGTTCCTAAACGACTGGATACGTTCAAAATTAACGTAGGTGGCCTGGGTACCTGGATATTGTCAGTACGTGAACAGCCGATCACTCTGGATTACCTCGTCGTGTCTCCGCCGGGTGAAGCCTTGCCAGATGCGGAAGCGACGGCCATTCAGCAGGTGAAACATGAGCTGGGTGCATACGTGGCTTCGTATACCGAAGATTACGACAGCATCGGTAACGTGGAACAAAAAAAGGATTCCATTACTGTATGGATCACGACTGGACGGGATCAGGCTCAGGTATTGAAAGGCATGATCGATGATTCGTTTACTCCGGATACGGATGTATCCGTGCAGCTACGTCTTGTGCCGCCCAACATATTGCTTCCCGCAACCCTTGCAGGTGAAGGACCCGACATTGCCATGCAAATGGGTGAGGACATCCCTGTAAACTATGCGATGAGAAGTGCGGCAGCGGATTTGAGCAAATTCCCCGACTTCGAGGAAATTGCGGGTCGGTTCCGTGAAAGCGGGTTGACACCATACCGGTATAACGACGGTGTGTATGCCCTCCCGGAACAGCAACATTTTCCGATGCTCTTTTACCGCAAAGATATCCTGAACGAATTGGGACTGGAACCGCCGAAAACGTGGCAGGACGTGTATAACGCCATTGCTGTGCTGCAAAAGCATAATATGGAGTTTTATCTGCCCATCGAGGATACACTGAACAACGCAAACCTTGTGCCGAACTCGACTTTTGCGATGCTGCTGTACCAGAATGATGGCACCTTCTATACGGAAGATCAGAAGAAGAGTGCCCTTGATTCGGAAATTTCGATGGATGCGTTTAAACGCTGGACACAATTCTATACCAATTATAAATTCCCGCTTAAAGCGGACTTTCCAAACCGCTTCCGTACCGGTGAGATGCCGATTGGAATTGCGGACTATACAACCTATAACATGTTGACAGTTTTGGCTCCGGAAATTCGCAATCTCTGGGACTTTACCATTGTTCCTGGTACGCAGCTTCCGGACGGTTCCATAAGGCATGAGGTAGCCAGCGCAACAAGCGCCGTAATGATGCTTGAGAACGCCAGCAACAAGGAAGCTTCATGGAAGTTCATGAAATGGTGGACTGACGAGCAGACCCAGATTGAATACGGACGAGAAATGGAAGGTCTGATGGGGGCGGCAGCCCGTTACCCAACAGCCAACATTGAAGCTTTGAAACAGCTTCCTTGGCCCGTCAAGGATTATGAAAATCTGGAGAAGCAATGGAAATGGGTACAGGGGATCCCGCAGCTTCCTGGAGGTTATTTCACGGGACGGCATCTGGATAACGCTTTCCGTAAGGTGGTCAATGCGAATGAAAATCCGCGTGAAGCCTTATCGGACTATGTTCTGTACATTGATGATGAAATTGAGTTGAAGCGTAAGGAATTTAATCTGAAATAG
- a CDS encoding sugar ABC transporter permease translates to MQAKTTKTAAAPAVHTRQVGWWSLLRRDLYLSRHYYVLMAPFMLIFFMFTVIPVGISLGLSFFHFNMLELPRFVGWQNYSRLFLNDDVFLIALKNTLLFAVITGPLSYIACFLFAWIINELSPKIRAVMTLVFYAPSISGNVFFIWLIIFSGDSYGYMNGFLMRLGVTLEPIQWLADEKYVLAIVIIVQLWLSLGTSFLAFIAGLQTIDRSLVEAGTVDGIKNRWQELWYITLPSMRPQLMFGAVMQITASFAVAEISIALAGFPSVNYAAHTVVTHLMDFGTIRFEMGYASAIATVLFALMLGTNVLTQKMLRKIGE, encoded by the coding sequence TTGCAAGCTAAAACAACCAAGACAGCCGCCGCTCCTGCCGTCCATACCCGCCAGGTCGGCTGGTGGTCCCTTTTGAGAAGGGATCTGTATCTCAGCAGGCATTATTATGTGTTGATGGCACCGTTTATGCTGATTTTTTTCATGTTTACTGTCATCCCGGTCGGCATTTCACTGGGGCTCAGCTTTTTTCACTTCAACATGCTGGAGCTGCCGCGATTTGTCGGGTGGCAAAATTATTCCCGGCTTTTCCTGAATGACGACGTATTCCTGATCGCGCTCAAAAACACACTGCTTTTTGCCGTAATCACGGGTCCGCTCAGTTATATCGCCTGCTTTTTGTTTGCATGGATCATCAACGAGTTATCTCCCAAAATTCGAGCGGTCATGACGCTGGTGTTCTATGCGCCCTCCATATCGGGAAATGTCTTCTTCATCTGGCTGATCATCTTCTCTGGTGACAGTTACGGGTATATGAACGGCTTCCTGATGCGCCTTGGCGTCACACTAGAGCCGATCCAATGGCTTGCAGATGAGAAGTACGTGCTCGCGATTGTCATTATTGTACAGTTGTGGCTCAGCCTTGGAACCAGCTTCCTGGCCTTTATTGCAGGACTTCAGACCATTGATCGTTCTCTGGTTGAAGCAGGCACCGTGGACGGGATCAAGAATCGCTGGCAGGAACTCTGGTACATCACCCTGCCTTCGATGAGACCGCAACTGATGTTTGGTGCGGTGATGCAGATTACGGCTTCATTCGCAGTGGCCGAGATATCGATTGCATTGGCCGGTTTCCCAAGTGTCAACTATGCAGCTCACACCGTCGTCACACATCTGATGGACTTCGGTACAATCCGTTTTGAGATGGGATACGCTTCTGCCATTGCAACCGTGCTGTTTGCGTTGATGCTTGGTACGAACGTTTTGACGCAAAAAATGCTTAGAAAGATAGGTGAATGA
- a CDS encoding carbohydrate ABC transporter permease has product MTSKVRAVFGMPKRLNRSFTVSLMLFALLAVFGSFMVLPLIYAVNNAFKPLDELFIFPPRFWVNNPTTENFADLINLMGNSWVPLSRYIANTLLITILGTAGHILLASAAAYPLAKYRFPGSKVLFTIVILSLMFSPHVTAIPNYMVMSWLGWINTHASIIVPSLAFSLGLFLMKQFMEQIPDALLEAAKIDGANEYRIFWSIVMPNVKPAWLTLMILQFPALWGTDGGSFIYSENLKTLHYALSQIVQGGIARAGVGAAVALLLMIVPITLFIISQSSVMQTMATSGMKE; this is encoded by the coding sequence ATGACCAGCAAAGTACGTGCCGTGTTTGGCATGCCAAAAAGGCTGAATCGGTCATTTACCGTCAGCCTGATGTTATTCGCACTGCTGGCCGTGTTTGGATCATTTATGGTGCTTCCGCTGATCTATGCTGTCAACAATGCATTCAAACCGCTGGATGAGCTGTTTATTTTTCCGCCGCGATTCTGGGTGAATAACCCGACAACAGAGAATTTTGCCGATCTGATCAACCTTATGGGCAATTCATGGGTGCCGTTATCCCGTTATATTGCTAATACCCTGCTCATTACAATCCTGGGGACGGCAGGGCACATTCTTCTTGCATCCGCCGCGGCTTATCCGCTGGCGAAATATCGTTTTCCAGGTTCGAAAGTGTTGTTCACGATTGTCATTCTGTCTCTGATGTTCTCACCGCATGTCACGGCGATTCCAAACTACATGGTCATGTCTTGGCTAGGATGGATTAACACACACGCTTCCATTATCGTGCCATCGCTTGCTTTCTCCCTGGGACTGTTCCTGATGAAACAGTTCATGGAGCAGATTCCCGATGCGCTGCTGGAAGCAGCCAAAATCGACGGAGCCAATGAATATCGCATTTTTTGGAGCATTGTGATGCCGAATGTAAAGCCGGCATGGCTCACGCTCATGATCCTGCAGTTCCCTGCGTTATGGGGGACGGACGGCGGGAGCTTCATCTACAGTGAAAATCTGAAAACGCTGCATTATGCGCTCAGTCAGATTGTACAGGGAGGGATTGCTCGTGCAGGTGTTGGTGCGGCTGTGGCCTTGCTGCTGATGATTGTACCAATCACGCTGTTTATCATCTCCCAGAGCAGTGTCATGCAAACGATGGCCACTTCAGGCATGAAAGAGTAG
- a CDS encoding YIP1 family protein → MQASSKQLYQYPLHLIFHPFDGYWELKYERNQRNSLLIAFMILVLLVITKILHAQYSGFLINLSNPKYLNSLLEMVYVIVPVLFWCVANWSLTTLMDGEGKFSEIFMSTCFALVPLFLIHFPWIWLSLVISAQETAFYYFSNALAVAWTVYLLFVGNMTVHQYTSAKTILTMLLTLVAMAFMAFLCLLFFSLVQQIVSFVVTIYQELVLRG, encoded by the coding sequence ATGCAGGCATCAAGTAAACAGTTATATCAGTACCCGCTGCATCTGATCTTCCATCCGTTTGATGGATACTGGGAATTAAAATATGAGCGCAACCAGAGGAACTCACTGTTGATTGCTTTCATGATTCTGGTACTGCTGGTCATCACCAAAATTTTACATGCCCAATACAGCGGTTTTCTGATTAATCTCAGTAATCCCAAATACCTGAACAGTCTGCTCGAAATGGTATATGTGATCGTGCCGGTCCTCTTCTGGTGTGTGGCTAACTGGTCGTTAACCACCTTGATGGACGGGGAAGGCAAGTTTTCTGAAATTTTTATGTCAACCTGTTTTGCACTGGTGCCTCTTTTCCTAATCCATTTTCCTTGGATCTGGCTGAGTCTTGTGATCTCTGCACAAGAAACTGCCTTTTATTATTTCTCCAATGCACTCGCCGTCGCCTGGACGGTGTACCTGTTATTTGTGGGAAATATGACGGTTCATCAGTACACATCAGCCAAAACGATACTCACGATGCTATTGACACTTGTAGCTATGGCCTTTATGGCATTTCTGTGCCTCTTGTTCTTTAGCCTTGTACAGCAGATTGTATCGTTTGTCGTAACCATCTATCAGGAATTAGTGCTTCGGGGCTAA
- a CDS encoding DUF5696 domain-containing protein, translated as MKYAVAKKITGMLLAGSLLLSGCQFSSAPLTNQAVSAADQTDVPSLPPGEKLKSSFSNTRLPGMIGIAQNDQLQLFIHEETAEIAVIHMQSGQIWRSNPADREQDGIAAGINKDLLSSQTKLSFFNSLGQSSTVNSFTDSAAHKQISFESLPNGVRVNYQFGSTERSIEDLPMKISKERFEQKLLAQLDKTGQRALKVGYAEDKEEGTYVRIDKAMQGLQLSRALKAFDTAGYTPEDLAHDHAEFGIEQERSGPRLFMITMEYELDGEDLLVRVPSSGIHLPEEYPINNISILEYFGAGGLNEEGSMLVPDGSGALIHFNNGKLQYPAYQQDIYGPDMTMKLREASSNEAKARLPVFGLIRKEGAFLGIVEEGDAVAVVNADISGKLNSYNNVYPSFYVVNKSDVTLQASDMVRTLPKFQKNPTVSDFAVRYAFVGADKASYSGLASLYRDYLMQNGGLPELSASKDQNDVPFYLQLFGAMTTSQHMLGIPYDSTEALTTFDEAKNILTTLKEKKVSNIQVRYAGWFNGGLYHRMPDSIHVDGAVGGKKGLREFSAFTKEAGIGFYPDIALINVLSKKGFKPSKEASRTLTQEPAVMYPMNQAIQRRDRDRSPSYVLSPNLLENVTAVMLDELKSLQKDELSLSLNDLAAQLNSDMNPKKLVDRTEALGSVKKALEQIKQQVGPVVAEGGNAYALPYVTGLTDAPMNSSRFKLEDEEIPFYQLVVHGSISYTGMPYNLSTYTDARQYVLKLIEYGASPYFAWFNAPNHVVKETDYDQLYAANYEQWMDLATDIYNEVNDVNQSFTGRSMMSHESIEEGVFRTMYEGGGFVIVNYNDFPVDVDNVTVEAQSYVTGGEQL; from the coding sequence ATGAAATATGCCGTAGCCAAAAAAATAACAGGGATGCTGCTCGCGGGCAGTCTACTGCTCAGCGGATGTCAGTTCTCGTCAGCACCACTGACCAACCAGGCGGTATCTGCCGCAGATCAAACGGACGTTCCCTCCCTGCCTCCCGGAGAAAAACTGAAATCATCTTTCAGTAATACCCGCCTTCCAGGCATGATTGGCATTGCACAGAATGATCAGCTTCAGCTGTTCATTCACGAAGAGACTGCCGAGATTGCAGTGATTCACATGCAGAGCGGGCAGATCTGGCGCAGCAATCCTGCAGATCGTGAACAGGATGGAATTGCCGCAGGGATAAACAAAGACCTGTTGTCTTCACAAACCAAGCTCAGTTTCTTCAATAGTCTGGGTCAGAGCAGCACGGTGAATTCTTTCACGGACAGTGCCGCACACAAGCAGATCAGCTTCGAGTCACTGCCAAACGGCGTACGGGTGAATTACCAGTTTGGCAGCACCGAGCGATCCATTGAAGATTTGCCGATGAAGATCAGCAAAGAGCGTTTTGAGCAAAAGCTGCTTGCACAGTTGGATAAGACCGGGCAGCGGGCCTTGAAGGTCGGATATGCAGAGGACAAAGAAGAAGGTACTTACGTCCGGATTGATAAGGCGATGCAGGGACTTCAGTTGTCCCGAGCGTTGAAAGCTTTTGACACAGCTGGTTACACACCAGAGGACCTGGCTCATGATCATGCCGAGTTCGGCATTGAACAGGAACGTAGCGGACCGCGGTTGTTCATGATCACGATGGAATATGAGCTGGATGGAGAGGATCTGTTAGTTCGTGTTCCTTCATCAGGCATTCATTTACCGGAGGAATATCCGATCAATAACATATCCATACTGGAGTATTTTGGTGCCGGAGGATTGAATGAAGAAGGCTCCATGCTGGTGCCGGACGGATCGGGGGCTCTTATCCATTTTAATAATGGGAAGTTGCAGTATCCTGCCTATCAACAAGATATTTACGGACCGGATATGACGATGAAACTGCGGGAAGCAAGTTCGAATGAAGCCAAAGCCCGATTGCCGGTGTTTGGACTTATTCGGAAAGAGGGGGCGTTCCTGGGTATTGTTGAGGAAGGGGATGCCGTTGCCGTTGTGAATGCCGATATCAGCGGCAAGCTAAACAGTTATAACAACGTATATCCAAGCTTCTATGTTGTGAACAAGAGCGATGTGACACTTCAGGCAAGCGATATGGTTCGTACACTTCCGAAATTTCAGAAGAATCCGACCGTGTCCGACTTCGCCGTTCGATACGCTTTTGTAGGGGCGGATAAGGCCTCGTACTCCGGGCTTGCCTCTCTTTATCGGGATTATCTGATGCAAAATGGCGGACTTCCCGAGCTGAGCGCCAGTAAGGATCAGAATGATGTTCCGTTTTATCTGCAACTGTTCGGTGCCATGACAACAAGCCAGCATATGTTGGGCATACCGTACGATTCAACGGAGGCTCTGACGACGTTTGATGAAGCCAAAAACATTCTCACCACCTTGAAGGAGAAGAAGGTATCCAATATACAGGTTCGCTATGCCGGGTGGTTTAACGGAGGGCTTTATCATAGGATGCCCGATTCCATTCACGTGGACGGTGCCGTGGGTGGCAAAAAGGGATTGCGGGAATTCAGTGCATTCACCAAAGAAGCAGGCATCGGCTTTTATCCGGATATTGCTCTGATAAATGTGTTATCCAAAAAAGGATTTAAACCGTCTAAAGAAGCTTCCCGAACCTTAACCCAGGAACCGGCGGTTATGTATCCGATGAACCAGGCCATACAGCGTCGTGACAGGGATCGTTCACCTTCCTATGTGCTGTCGCCCAACTTGCTGGAGAACGTGACGGCAGTGATGCTGGATGAACTCAAGTCTCTTCAAAAAGATGAACTTTCGTTGAGTCTGAATGACCTGGCCGCTCAGCTGAACAGCGACATGAATCCGAAAAAGTTGGTGGATCGAACGGAAGCACTGGGCTCTGTCAAGAAAGCACTTGAACAGATCAAACAGCAGGTAGGCCCTGTCGTTGCGGAAGGCGGAAACGCTTACGCACTGCCATATGTAACCGGGTTGACAGATGCTCCAATGAATAGCAGCCGTTTCAAGCTGGAGGATGAAGAGATTCCATTCTATCAGCTCGTTGTACACGGCAGCATTAGTTATACAGGTATGCCATACAATCTTTCTACTTATACGGACGCAAGACAGTATGTATTGAAGTTGATTGAATATGGAGCGAGCCCTTACTTTGCCTGGTTCAATGCACCAAACCATGTTGTGAAAGAAACAGATTATGATCAACTCTATGCGGCGAATTACGAACAATGGATGGATCTGGCTACTGACATCTACAATGAGGTCAACGACGTAAACCAGTCATTTACGGGACGTTCCATGATGTCTCATGAATCCATTGAAGAAGGCGTGTTCCGGACCATGTATGAAGGCGGCGGATTCGTAATCGTCAATTATAACGACTTCCCTGTAGATGTTGACAACGTTACAGTGGAAGCCCAAAGCTATGTGACTGGTGGTGAGCAGCTCTGA
- a CDS encoding sugar ABC transporter permease, with translation MWGVIYVLPWLIGFVLFFFIPLLASLRYSMSTIQANAEGIAIQFTGVANYIQALTVNTSFNRALIEAITDVLINVPLIVIFSLFLAVILNQKFRGRAVARSIFFLPVILASGVIMTLESTSLIEAVNQSSTGGSSLGTFELENLMVNAGVSDWIVTYLSSAVDRIYQIVSQSGVQILIFLAGIQTISPQLYEASKMEGATGYEAFWKITFPMVSPLIFVNAIYTIIDSFANNAMTELIRDTGFVKFDFGLSSAMAWVYFLAIAIILVIVSIIFSKRVFYQD, from the coding sequence ATGTGGGGCGTAATTTACGTGCTCCCCTGGCTCATAGGTTTTGTGTTATTTTTCTTCATTCCGCTGTTAGCCTCTCTGCGATACAGCATGAGTACAATTCAGGCCAACGCGGAAGGCATAGCGATTCAGTTCACCGGTGTCGCTAATTACATTCAGGCGCTAACCGTCAATACGAGCTTCAACCGTGCGTTAATCGAGGCAATCACAGACGTACTCATCAACGTACCTTTAATCGTTATATTCAGTCTGTTCCTCGCTGTCATCCTGAATCAGAAGTTCAGGGGCCGGGCTGTTGCCCGGTCGATCTTCTTCCTGCCCGTTATTCTGGCATCGGGAGTAATTATGACGCTGGAGAGCACCAGTCTGATTGAAGCGGTGAACCAGAGCAGTACAGGCGGCAGTTCACTCGGGACATTTGAACTCGAAAATCTGATGGTTAATGCCGGAGTAAGCGACTGGATCGTTACGTACCTGAGCAGCGCCGTAGATCGGATCTATCAGATCGTCAGTCAATCCGGTGTACAGATTTTGATCTTTTTGGCAGGCATCCAGACAATCTCCCCTCAGCTGTATGAGGCTTCGAAGATGGAAGGAGCTACGGGTTATGAAGCATTCTGGAAAATTACATTTCCGATGGTCAGCCCGCTGATTTTTGTCAATGCGATCTATACAATAATCGATTCGTTTGCCAATAACGCCATGACAGAACTGATCCGGGATACCGGCTTCGTCAAGTTCGACTTTGGTTTAAGCTCCGCCATGGCATGGGTCTACTTCCTGGCCATTGCCATCATTCTCGTTATCGTATCCATCATCTTCTCGAAGCGTGTCTTCTATCAAGATTAG